In Nonomuraea muscovyensis, one genomic interval encodes:
- a CDS encoding serine/threonine-protein kinase, with the protein MRTEHYLLAGRYLLVERLGEGGAGTVWRGVDQVLDRQVAVKQVRVPAGLTPQERSAFTGRAIHEARSAGRLRDPAIVLVHDVVLDGDQPWIIMDLVTGRSLDKVIKDGGPLPPHEVARIGLRVLSALETAHMHGMLHHDVKPANILLDGDGSAMLTDFGIAVPLYGQDGGGPAGGSLGYMAPERLNQQAAGPASDLWSLGAALYAAAEGRPPFERPMPAAVAAAVLLHAPPYPERAGRVLGDLIMAMLAKDPAVRPPAAQVRERLTAVAQPARRRSRWWLAPVAVAAAVVVVGVAGWYGVAALRGEPDTGTFVTAPDPCRLLGDAQAAELLRGPVRRAATKPGECQWTLDQGSSPDGRITVRVRAERPNGDLGGAAMAEMRFAGERVARAGARGKVFRTVRGPVADVPGVGEKAFTQNVFKLFMDSTERGQSDSVVLFRLSNLIGEVVLHRADVPADDAAGGRDTAAAAARLVSAALGQ; encoded by the coding sequence GTGCGGACTGAGCACTACCTGCTCGCCGGCCGCTACCTCCTCGTCGAGCGGCTCGGCGAGGGCGGCGCAGGCACCGTCTGGCGGGGTGTCGACCAGGTGCTCGACCGGCAGGTGGCGGTCAAGCAGGTGCGCGTGCCGGCCGGCCTCACCCCGCAGGAGCGGTCCGCGTTCACCGGCCGGGCCATCCACGAGGCCCGCTCGGCGGGGCGGCTGCGCGACCCCGCGATCGTCCTGGTGCACGACGTGGTGCTCGACGGCGACCAGCCGTGGATCATCATGGACCTGGTCACAGGCCGCTCGCTGGACAAGGTCATCAAGGACGGCGGGCCGCTGCCGCCCCACGAGGTGGCCCGGATCGGGCTGCGGGTGCTGTCCGCGCTGGAGACGGCCCACATGCACGGCATGCTGCACCACGACGTCAAACCGGCCAACATCCTCCTCGACGGCGACGGCTCGGCCATGCTCACCGACTTCGGGATCGCGGTGCCGCTGTACGGCCAGGACGGCGGCGGGCCGGCCGGCGGCTCGCTCGGCTACATGGCTCCCGAACGGCTCAACCAGCAGGCCGCCGGTCCGGCCTCCGACCTGTGGTCGTTGGGCGCCGCCCTCTACGCGGCGGCGGAGGGGCGCCCGCCGTTCGAGCGGCCCATGCCCGCGGCCGTGGCGGCCGCGGTGCTGCTGCACGCCCCGCCGTACCCCGAACGGGCGGGCCGGGTCCTCGGCGACCTCATCATGGCGATGCTGGCCAAGGACCCGGCTGTGCGGCCACCGGCCGCGCAGGTGCGCGAGCGGCTGACCGCCGTCGCCCAGCCCGCCCGCCGCCGGAGCCGCTGGTGGCTCGCCCCTGTCGCGGTCGCCGCCGCCGTGGTGGTGGTGGGGGTGGCCGGCTGGTACGGCGTCGCCGCCCTGCGGGGCGAGCCCGACACCGGCACCTTCGTCACGGCGCCCGACCCGTGCCGGCTGCTCGGCGACGCGCAGGCGGCCGAACTGCTCAGGGGCCCGGTCCGCCGCGCGGCGACCAAGCCGGGCGAGTGCCAGTGGACGCTCGACCAGGGCTCCTCCCCCGACGGCCGGATCACCGTGCGGGTCCGGGCCGAGCGGCCCAACGGCGACCTCGGCGGGGCGGCCATGGCCGAGATGAGGTTCGCCGGCGAGCGCGTCGCCCGGGCGGGGGCGCGGGGCAAGGTGTTCCGCACGGTCAGGGGCCCGGTGGCCGACGTGCCCGGGGTCGGCGAGAAGGCGTTCACCCAAAACGTCTTCAAGCTGTTCATGGACTCCACCGAGCGGGGGCAGTCGGACAGCGTGGTGCTCTTCCGCCTGAGCAACCTCATCGGAGAGGTGGTGCTGCACCGCGCGGACGTGCCGGCGGACGACGCCGCCGGCGGGCGGGACACGGCGGCCGCCGCCGCCCGCCTGGTGTCGGCGGCGCTCGGGCAGTGA
- a CDS encoding PH domain-containing protein, with amino-acid sequence MSWRPLSARSLGASSIQSLAIAVPVVVVLARVLSGLGWRTAATAGACAGAALLAVAAVLVHDALRLRATRWRLTEDRLELRTGIAVRQHRSVPRDRVRSVDLRADPVRRVLGLTVVKIGTGEHAGEQAELTLNPLTRRDGEALRRALLPGAAAGAAAHDGGVLAELRWSWIRYAPLSVWAFTGGALVLGALYKPLDALGLEAFSKETALAVWQWVSGRPWVAVPLVVVGNVAVGVLGAALLFAESWARYRLEREPGRLRLSRGLLTSRSLTLEERRLRGVEIREPLLLRLGGGARVTAVATGLGKAAEGETEDVAALTPPLPRAEAARLAARIAALPAPATPAAPPVWEPHGQHVHERHVREPHGQHVREPHTGAWVPEPVPHPGAARRRRLVRAVTTVAVLAAACWGWVLWAGGRGWDAWTGGWVWLLPALALPAALWLAVDAYRGLGHALGARHLVTRHGAVTRRTVALDRAGIVGWTITQSYFQRRAGLLTVSATTAAGAGHYDVLDVGRDDGLRLAAQAVPGLLDPFLVPVGDRPLVDAGR; translated from the coding sequence ATGAGCTGGCGGCCGTTGTCGGCGCGGAGCCTGGGGGCGTCGTCGATCCAGTCGCTGGCGATCGCGGTGCCCGTGGTGGTCGTCCTCGCTCGGGTGCTGTCCGGGCTGGGCTGGCGGACGGCGGCGACGGCCGGGGCGTGCGCGGGGGCCGCCCTGCTCGCGGTCGCCGCCGTGCTGGTCCACGACGCGCTGCGCCTGCGCGCCACCCGCTGGCGGCTCACCGAGGACCGGCTCGAACTGCGCACCGGGATCGCCGTGCGGCAGCACCGGTCGGTGCCGCGCGACCGGGTGCGCAGCGTGGACCTGCGGGCCGATCCCGTCCGGCGGGTGCTGGGCCTGACCGTCGTCAAGATCGGCACCGGCGAGCACGCGGGCGAGCAGGCCGAGCTGACCCTCAACCCGCTCACCAGGCGCGACGGCGAGGCGCTGCGCCGCGCCCTGCTGCCGGGCGCGGCCGCCGGCGCGGCGGCGCACGACGGCGGCGTGCTGGCCGAGCTGCGCTGGTCGTGGATCAGGTACGCGCCGCTGTCGGTGTGGGCGTTCACCGGTGGGGCGCTGGTGCTGGGCGCGCTCTACAAGCCGCTGGACGCGCTCGGGCTGGAGGCGTTCTCGAAGGAGACGGCGCTGGCGGTGTGGCAGTGGGTGAGCGGGCGGCCGTGGGTGGCGGTGCCGCTCGTCGTGGTGGGCAACGTGGCGGTCGGCGTGCTGGGGGCCGCGCTGCTGTTCGCCGAGTCGTGGGCCCGCTACCGGCTGGAGCGTGAGCCCGGCCGGCTGCGGCTGAGCAGGGGGCTGCTGACCAGCCGGTCGCTGACGCTGGAGGAGCGCCGGCTGCGCGGTGTGGAGATCCGCGAACCGCTGCTGCTGCGGCTCGGCGGCGGGGCGCGGGTCACGGCGGTGGCGACCGGGCTCGGCAAGGCCGCGGAGGGCGAGACCGAGGACGTCGCCGCCCTCACCCCGCCGCTCCCCCGCGCCGAGGCGGCCCGCCTCGCCGCCCGGATCGCGGCCCTCCCCGCCCCGGCCACCCCTGCCGCGCCGCCCGTATGGGAACCGCACGGGCAGCACGTGCATGAGCGGCACGTACGGGAGCCGCACGGGCAGCACGTGCGGGAGCCGCACACCGGCGCGTGGGTGCCGGAGCCCGTCCCGCATCCCGGAGCGGCGCGGCGCAGGCGGCTGGTCCGCGCGGTGACGACGGTGGCGGTGCTCGCCGCGGCCTGCTGGGGATGGGTGCTGTGGGCGGGTGGCCGCGGGTGGGACGCCTGGACGGGCGGCTGGGTCTGGCTCCTCCCGGCGCTCGCGCTGCCCGCCGCCCTGTGGCTGGCCGTGGACGCCTACCGGGGTCTCGGGCACGCGCTGGGCGCGCGGCACCTGGTCACCCGGCACGGCGCCGTGACGCGCCGCACGGTCGCGCTCGACCGCGCCGGCATCGTGGGCTGGACGATCACGCAGTCGTACTTCCAGCGCCGGGCGGGCCTGCTGACGGTCTCGGCGACGACAGCCGCGGGCGCCGGGCACTACGACGTGCTGGACGTGGGCCGCGACGACGGCCTGCGCCTGGCCGCCCAAGCCGTGCCGGGGCTGCTCGACCCGTTCCTCGTCCCCGTGGGCGACCGCCCGCTCGTGGACGCCGGCCGCTGA
- a CDS encoding serine/threonine-protein kinase encodes MSGGKLANRYALVRPLGSGGMGRVWLARDEMLDREVAVKELTLPEGLPAAERAELVTRAVREAQATARLRHPGIVALHDVIVEHDRPWLVMELLRGSTLGEAVQRHGPMPQEHAARIGADVLEALSAAHAQGLQHRDVKPGNVFLTDGGRVVLTDFGIARQEGQAALTEQGVMIGSPGFIAPERLEGDPGGPASDVWSLGATLYVAVEGRPMYDGAPGERITATLTVPPPRAAGPVGEVVAAMTARHPVARPDAWSARNALRQVAAGQAPQLPHHDATVPTRVRRRGRSWLWAAAAVTLAAVAVAVAFVVVRGRDDAPPEAFAVPMDVCSLLTQEEVGRLLRTQKPPKGQPGSDEEGPACDWPAVEQGVGLQVQKDSDTPDPWSMTPATAHTLFENQKRYWGKFAGKQIDWTWPEIGAEGRNPATLTSIRPVGGLGEEAFAHELKGPTNMTHSAYVYYRLANLVVRVHYSTLADRPSDEDIRQNALSAARAVEGALRRAD; translated from the coding sequence ATGTCCGGGGGAAAACTCGCCAACCGCTATGCCCTGGTGCGGCCGCTCGGCAGCGGCGGCATGGGGCGGGTGTGGCTGGCCAGGGACGAGATGCTCGATCGCGAGGTGGCGGTCAAGGAGCTCACCCTGCCCGAGGGCCTGCCGGCCGCCGAGCGGGCCGAGCTCGTCACGCGTGCCGTGCGCGAGGCGCAGGCCACCGCGCGGCTGCGCCACCCCGGCATCGTGGCGCTGCACGACGTCATCGTCGAGCACGACCGGCCGTGGCTGGTCATGGAACTGCTGCGCGGCAGCACGCTGGGAGAGGCCGTCCAACGGCACGGGCCGATGCCGCAGGAGCACGCCGCGCGCATCGGCGCCGACGTCCTGGAGGCGCTGTCCGCCGCTCACGCCCAAGGGCTGCAGCACCGCGACGTCAAGCCGGGCAACGTGTTCCTCACCGACGGCGGCCGCGTGGTGCTCACCGACTTCGGCATCGCCAGGCAGGAGGGCCAGGCGGCGCTCACCGAGCAGGGCGTCATGATCGGCTCGCCCGGGTTCATCGCGCCGGAGCGGCTGGAGGGCGACCCCGGCGGGCCGGCCAGCGACGTGTGGTCGCTCGGAGCCACGCTGTACGTCGCGGTGGAGGGCCGGCCGATGTACGACGGCGCGCCGGGCGAGCGGATCACCGCCACGCTCACCGTGCCGCCGCCCCGCGCCGCCGGCCCGGTCGGCGAGGTCGTGGCCGCCATGACGGCGCGTCACCCCGTCGCCCGGCCCGACGCCTGGAGCGCCCGCAACGCGCTCAGGCAGGTCGCCGCAGGCCAGGCGCCCCAGTTGCCGCACCACGACGCCACGGTGCCGACCAGGGTCCGGCGCCGCGGCAGGTCCTGGCTGTGGGCGGCGGCCGCCGTGACGCTCGCCGCCGTCGCGGTGGCGGTCGCGTTCGTCGTGGTACGCGGCCGGGACGACGCGCCGCCCGAGGCGTTCGCCGTGCCGATGGACGTGTGCTCCCTGCTGACGCAGGAGGAGGTAGGCCGTCTCCTGCGCACCCAGAAGCCGCCCAAGGGGCAGCCTGGGTCCGACGAGGAGGGCCCGGCCTGCGACTGGCCGGCGGTCGAGCAGGGGGTGGGCCTGCAGGTGCAGAAGGACTCCGACACCCCTGACCCCTGGTCGATGACACCGGCCACGGCGCACACCCTGTTCGAGAACCAGAAGCGCTACTGGGGCAAGTTCGCCGGCAAGCAGATCGACTGGACCTGGCCCGAGATCGGGGCCGAGGGCCGCAACCCGGCGACGCTCACGTCGATCAGGCCGGTCGGCGGCCTGGGGGAGGAGGCGTTCGCCCACGAGCTGAAGGGCCCGACGAACATGACGCACTCCGCCTACGTCTACTACCGGCTCGCCAACCTCGTCGTACGGGTGCACTACTCGACGCTGGCGGACCGGCCGAGCGACGAGGACATCAGGCAGAACGCGCTGTCGGCGGCGCGGGCGGTCGAGGGGGCGTTGCGCCGTGCGGACTGA